A stretch of the Malus domestica chromosome 08, GDT2T_hap1 genome encodes the following:
- the LOC103440899 gene encoding E3 ubiquitin ligase PARAQUAT TOLERANCE 3-like has protein sequence MAIQFKFRSSVNFDSVAIDGRASISVRDLKSKVIRHKNLNLCQDSDLLFSDAVTGQEYNDENIQIPCGSSVIIKRVPAGSVHVDLPHFNSCPNLHSKDSVDDKSLVAANAETVDFDDFGVDVYPIPKETVFSSDLDPDKDDFIYDYQPNSDNCITRYSEPAVRGCLKLEASGISDAIPGGHAHSGVEQIIVPTKSKPEEDDMNVERVGSANPLDTGHANLSTELKCSLCNAYFKEAVMIPCCQHSFCEKCISQVLREKSRCPKCFSTKCRVEDLLPNVSLRQAIEHFLESQNLITAPDNDCCQYAPDGESGIQAKDVSRGNNILQREPEVPHSPETGTGSNHFFAESAFNPPFKKDVKPAIPKQRPPWVSSEGCDKSFLETGKHRKGKRTCYMCGSTDHFIRDCPVASSPHPMLHAGNAIFPGAMPGYVPPYWNGAPSPRAMPFRNPYGNHAMTAFGANMVPPASYTIPTYMPSMYYSFPSFGGYMRMRGVAPLPGTSKDCYLSHSESLDLHGGEKRRKVSNENLRREQSHDCDDDEDHDLNERHGYDGTERLHDHRSCINREKSISYSEEGSNKGSQRQYRLHNHTDDDRLAVNGQWKSSRLVVDGRAPKQYHCTERSSSELDDVPSSSGFHEERKKHHHRSSRKHKDRREQCGSDSSWSDHRYTKDDNRKGIEHESKRQSQKYRSHSGSGMDQSGSSDKKLQKESSHSSRHSKHSGKSNVDGRSHDRWKMVSGSDEDCGEGYQYSRQKRKH, from the exons ATGGCGATCCAGTTCAAATTCAGAAGCTCCGTCAACTTCGACTCCGTCGCCATCGACGGCCGAGCCTCCATCTCCGTTCGCGATCTCAAATCCAAGGTAATTCGCCACAAGAACCTCAACCTCTGCCAAGACTCCGATCTCCTCTTCTCTGACGCCGTAACCGGTCAAG AGTACAACGACGAGAATATTCAAATTCCGTGTGGTTCAAGCGTGATAATTAAGAGAGTTCCTGCAGGATCAGTACATGTGGATCT gCCTCACTTCAACTCGTGCCcgaatcttcatagcaaggactCTGTCGACGATAAATCACTTGTTGCAGCG AATGCTGAGACTGTTGACTTTGATGACTTTGGGGTTGACGTGTATCCCATTCCTAAAGAAACCGTTTTCAGTTCTGATTTGGATCCAGACAAGGATGACTTCATCTATGATTATCAACCAAATAGCGATAACTGCATCACAAG ATATTCGGAGCCCGCTGTGAGAGGATGCCTGAAACTTGAAGCAAGTGGCATTAGTGATGCTATTCCAGGAG GTCATGCACATAGTGGAGTTGAACAAATCATAGTGCCTACAAAATCAAAGCCTGAAGAAGATGACATGAATGTGGAAAG GGTGGGCAGTGCGAATCCCCTAGATACAGGGCATGCTAATTTGTCAACAGAGCTGAAATGCTCTCTATGCAATGCATATTTCAAGGAGGCTGTGATGATACCATGCTGCCAGCACAGTTTTTGTGAGAAAT GCATTTCTCAAGTGTTGCGAGAAAAGTCCAGATGTCCCAAGTGTTTTTCGACCAAATGCAGAGTAGAAGATTTGCTGCCGAATGTTTCTCTTAGGCAAGCAATTGAGCATTTCCTAGaatcccaaaatttaatcactGCTCCAGATAATGATTGTTGCCAATATGCTCCAG ATGGAGAATCTGGAATTCAAGCCAAAGATGTGTCTCGCGGCAATAATATTTTACAGAGAGAGCCAGAGGTGCCTCATTCTCCTGAAACAGGGACAGGATCTAATCATTTCTTCGCAGAATCTGCTTTTAACCCTCCTTTCAAAAAAGATGTTAAACCTGCAATCCCGAAACAAAGGCCACCTTGGGTTTCTTCAGAAG GTTGTGACAAGAGCTTCTTGGAGACTGGAAAGCACAGAAAG GGGAAACGTACCTGTTACATGTGTGGTTCTACAGACCATTTCATAAGAGACTGTCCAGTGGCTTCAAGCCCACATCCTATGCTTCATGCAG GAAATGCAATATTTCCAGGAGCCATGCCAGGTTATGTACCACCATATTGGAATGGAGCTCCCTCACCTCGTGCCATGCCCTTTAGAAATCCATATGGAAATCATGCGATGACGGCGTTTGGTGCAAATATGGTCCCTCCTGCTTCTTATACTATTCCTACATACATGCCATCAATGTATTACTCATTCCCTTCCTTTGG TGGATACATGAGGATGAGAGGTGTTGCTCCTCTTCCAGGGACTAGCAAAGACTGCTATTTAAGTCATTCGGAATCCCTGGATCTTCATGGTggggaaaagagaagaaaagtttCAAATGAGAATTTGAGGAG AGAACAATCTCATGATTGTGACGATGACGAAGACCATGATTTAAACGAGAGACATGGCTATGATGGGACAGAAAGACTACATGACCACAGATCTTGTATAAACAGGGAAAAGAGCATAAGTTACTCTGAGGAAGGCTCTAATAAAGGGTCCCAGAGGCAATATCGGCTTCATAATCACACAGATGATGACAGGCTCGCAGTTAATGGTCAGTGGAAGAGTTCGCGTTTGGTGGTTGATGGTAGAGCTCCAAAGCAGTATCATTGCACGGAAAGATCAAGCTCAGAATTAGACGATGTGCCAAGTAGCTCTGGTTTCCatgaagagagaaagaaacacCACCATAGGAGCTCCAGAAAGCACAAGGATCGAAGAGAGCAGTGTGGCAGTGATTCCAGTTGGAGTGATCATCGATATACCAAAGATGATAACAGAAAAGGGATCGAGCATGAATCCAAAAGGCAGAGTCAGAAATATCGCAGCCACTCAGGATCTGGTATGGATCAAAGTGGTTCCAGTGATAAGAAGTTgcagaaagagagcagtcacaGTTCTAGACATTCTAAGCACAGTGGAAAGAGTAATGTCGATGGGCGGAGTCATGACAGGTGGAAGATGGTTAGTGGGTCGGATGAAGATTGTGGAGAAGGTTATCAGTATTCTAGACAGAAAAGAAAACACTAG